One window from the genome of Nicotiana sylvestris chromosome 9, ASM39365v2, whole genome shotgun sequence encodes:
- the LOC104218015 gene encoding DNA damage-repair/toleration protein DRT100-like: protein MGLTGVTFLVTLMMLTAVTIPANGCSPADQAALMDFKAALNEPYLGIFNTWTGTNCCQGWNGVSCDPNTQRVADIVLRGESEDPIYEKAGRSGYMTGSLSPSLCKLDGLTTLIVADWKDISGELPACLTSLKNLRIVDLIGNKITGQIPANIGQLSKLAVLNLADNQISGSIPVSIVNLGKLMHLELSNNQISGEIPSDIGKLSMMSRALLNKNKLTGSIPNSISKLYRLADLDLAMNQITGSIPAQLGSMPVLSTLNLDSNQLSGSIPNNLLSSPGLNILNLSRNSLEGLLPDVFGSKTYFTHLDLSYNNLRGSIPKSLATAKYIGHLDLSYNHLCGPIPNGSPFDHLEASSFSNNDCLCGSPLRTC, encoded by the coding sequence ATGGGTCTTACCGGAGTAACATTCTTGGTCACTCTGATGATGCTGACCGCCGTCACTATTCCGGCAAATGGTTGCTCGCCGGCGGACCAAGCAGCATTAATGGACTTCAAAGCAGCTCTTAACGAGCCATATTTGGGCATTTTCAACACATGGACGGGCACCAACTGTTGCCAGGGTTGGAACGGTGTTAGCTGTGACCCGAATACTCAACGGGTCGCCGACATTGTTCTTCGGGGCGAATCTGAAGACCCGATTTACGAGAAAGCCGGCCGGTCCGGTTACATGACCGGTTCACTCTCCCCTTCCCTCTGCAAACTCGACGGCCTTACTACCCTCATCGTCGCCGACTGGAAAGATATCTCCGGCGAACTTCCGGCTTGTCTCACTTCGTTAAAAAATCTCCGTATCGTTGATCTCATCGGAAACAAAATCACCGGCCAAATTCCGGCGAACATCGGTCAGCTGAGTAAACTCGCCGTCCTTAACCTCGCCGATAATCAAATCTCCGGTTCAATCCCCGTCTCAATTGTCAATCTCGGCAAATTAATGCACCTTGAGCTTAGCAACAATCAAATCTCCGGCGAAATTCCGTCCGATATCGGAAAACTCAGCATGATGAGCAGAGCACTACTCAACAAGAACAAACTCACCGGTTCAATCCCGAACTCAATCTCCAAACTCTACCGGTTAGCGGATCTCGATTTAGCAATGAACCAAATTACGGGTTCAATCCCAGCTCAGCTCGGTTCAATGCCTGTTCTCTCaaccctaaacctagactctaacCAACTCTCCGGTTCAATTCCCAATAATCTACTCAGTAGCCCCGGTTTAAACATCCTGAACTTAAGTAGAAACTCATTAGAAGGATTATTACCCGATGTTTTTGGTTCAAAAACATATTTTACACATCTCGATTTATCGTACAATAATCTTAGGGGTTCAATTCCTAAATCGTTAGCTACAGCTAAGTACATTGGTCATTTGGACTTGAGCTACAATCACCTTTGTGGCCCGATTCCAAACGGGTCTCCGTTCGATCATCTAGAAGCTTCATCTTTCTCTAACAACGATTGTTTGTGTGGATCGCCATTACGAACTTGTTAA